From Brienomyrus brachyistius isolate T26 chromosome 18, BBRACH_0.4, whole genome shotgun sequence, one genomic window encodes:
- the LOC125712870 gene encoding junctional adhesion molecule A-like yields the protein MLFVVVLTLCLQATGTFSQTFSVTTSDPNPSVPENSGVQLKCAYSSDFGTPRVEWKFKNMQGSQGYVVYDNKPTEKYVGRIDVYNGGLTFNKVTRQDNGDYSCEVSGNNGYGEVQIKLTVQVPPSVPMCGIPSTVTTGTRVVLTCLDKDGSPPSTYKWYKNGTPMPEDPSKFNNFKNSTYSIHPQIGHLTFANVAKLDSGDYYCTATNGIGSPQSCASMRMEVKDLNTGGIVAGVLIALLAVALLIFGLWFARRKGYLPRKSTQNNKLVYAQPAANYHDDADGEFKQKSSFVV from the exons ATGTTGTTCGTTGTTGTTTTAACTCTCTGTCTACAGGCAACAG GCACGTTCTCACAGACGTTCTCAGTGACGACTTCAGATCCGAATCCCAGTGTTCCTGAGAACTCGG gggttcaACTCAAATGTGCTTATTCCTCTGATTTTGGGACCCCCAGAGTTGAGTGGAAATTCAAGAATATGCAAGGGTCCCAAGGATATGTTGTCTATGACAATAAGCCCACGG AAAAGTATGTGGGCCGTATCGACGTTTACAATGGTGGACTGACGTTCAACAAAGTGACCCGGCAAGATAACGGGGATTATAGCTGTGAGGTCTCCGGCAACAATGGCTATGGGGAGGTTCAAATCAAACTAACTGTGCAAG TGCCCCCATCTGTGCCCATGTGTGGCATCCCTTCCACGGTTACCACAGGGACACGCGTAGTCCTGACATGCCTAGACAAGGACGGGTCCCCACCGAGCACTTACAAGTGGTATAAGAATGGCACCCCCATGCCGGAAGACCCTAGCAAGTTTAACAATTTCAAAAACTCTACCTACAGCATCCACCCCCAGATTGGCCATCTG ACCTTTGCCAATGTGGCGAAACTGGACTCGGGGGACTACTACTGCACTGCCACTAATGGCATTGGCTCTCCGCAGAGTTGTGCCTCAATGCGCATGGAAGTCA AGGACCTCAATACTGGGGGCATTGTGGCTGGTGTCTTGATAGCCCTGCTTGCAGTGGCACTGCTGATATTTGGACTGTGGTTTGCCCGCCGCAAAGGATACCTTCCCA GAAAATCTACACAAAA CAACAAGCTAGTATATGCACAGCCAGCCGCCAATTACCACGATGATGCAGAT GGAGAATTCAAGCAGAAGTCATCGTTTGTGGTGTGA